One Rosa chinensis cultivar Old Blush chromosome 5, RchiOBHm-V2, whole genome shotgun sequence genomic region harbors:
- the LOC112202525 gene encoding adenylate isopentenyltransferase, whose protein sequence is MDFSGPKPNGPQRKDKLLVIMGATGAGKSRLSLDLAARFPPATFEVINADKMQVYKGLDVTTNKLSAPELRVVPHHLLGEFDSRDGDVTPAEFRRLAAQAVSSVVSRRKVPVLVGGSNSFIHALVVDRFEPDCDVFNGESVTVAVSSELRYDCCFLWVDVSLPVLTAYLPQRVEEMLDSGMFHELAEFYGENSAGRTGLRKAIGVAEFSRYFKEYPPPPAAEDEDPVRRGAYDEAVGEIKKNTCRLAKRQIGKIARLRKAGWDLRRLDATEAFRAAVTSDDEEEGKRWSEIWEREVVEPSVKIVRHFLVEEE, encoded by the coding sequence ATGGACTTCTCCGGCCCAAAACCAAACGGCCCACAGCGTAAAGACAAGCTCCTCGTCATCATGGGCGCCACCGGCGCCGGCAAGTCGCGGCTCTCCCTCGACCTCGCCGCCCGCTTCCCTCCGGCCACCTTCGAAGTCATCAACGCCGACAAAATGCAGGTCTACAAGGGACTCGACGTCACCACCAACAAGCTCTCCGCTCCCGAACTGCGCGTCGTTCCGCACCATCTTCTCGGTGAGTTCGACTCCCGCGACGGCGACGTCACCCCCGCCGAGTTTCGCCGACTCGCGGCTCAGGCGGTGTCTAGCGTCGTCTCCCGGAGGAAAGTACCGGTGCTCGTCGGCGGGTCCAACTCGTTCATCCACGCGCTCGTAGTCGACCGGTTCGAACCGGACTGTGATGTATTTAACGGCGAGTCTGTAACGGTAGCGGTCTCGTCGGAGCTCAGGTACGACTGCTGCTTTCTCTGGGTCGACGTATCGCTGCCGGTGTTGACGGCGTACTTGCCGCAGCGAGTGGAGGAAATGCTCGACTCGGGGATGTTCCACGAGCTGGCCGAGTTCTACGGGGAAAACTCGGCGGGTCGAACCGGTCTGAGGAAGGCGATCGGAGTGGCGGAGTTCAGCCGGTACTTTAAGGAGTACCCGCCGCCACCAGCGGCGGAGGATGAAGATCCGGTGCGGCGGGGAGCATATGATGAGGCGGTGGGGGAGATTAAAAAGAACACGTGTCGGCTGGCGAAGAGGCAGATCGGAAAGATTGCGAGGCTGAGGAAGGCGGGGTGGGACCTACGGAGGCTGGACGCGACGGAGGCGTTTAGGGCGGCGGTGACGTCAGATGACGAGGAAGAGGGGAAGAGGTGGTCGGAGATTTGGGAGCGAGAGGTGGTTGAGCCAAGCGTGAAGATTGTGAGGCATTTCTTGGTGGAGGAGGAGTAG